The following proteins are co-located in the Pseudomonas antarctica genome:
- a CDS encoding ATP-binding protein produces MKAWLWRAALLVLLMLGSPLIWAGSVELSEEQLHWIAQHPVLRVGVVESLIPFEYMSDGVLRGRSMQYLQFVTAATGLQFTYVPGKPLAAREDMLLEGQVDLLSSYLRFRSEPATKGLVAIVYHTTSPIIVTRVDSPGIFDLEQLQGKIVMIPDVEHYETIFRGKATEAHLIRSTSAMEMLTMVKEGRADAVVASETFLMPYLYRRFQGVLETSGVVGHQVLEVSMAVREDQVMLRSIFEKVLGSITAEQRNAIYEGWYHDLDVDAPSLLSIVNHYMHILTIGALTLAGLCGLVYRGHRLRRRALRNEQEKSMFLAVMNHEIRSPMNAVLAALELLGHTRLNQQQRHFAHLANSGANALVGLLDDILETSRSTVKPIRLTVESTDVTALVQGVVGLHRLRAREKHLELNPHIQAQLPLLLLDSARLTQIFHNLLSNAIKFTDVGGIDIDVRVVGLSDHVGQLQIEVRDTGIGISAQVQASLFRAYAQDSQSYKRSGGTGLGLVICQKLVSLMSGTLTLSSELGAGTTITICLPVVAAPQLVELPQVEATSAQRVSRPLQILVVEDTLANQEVLRAQISSFGGWSVVAANAAQARALFAQTVYDLILMDCDLPDEDGYSLARGLRAFEQQLDRARCPIIAISALTGEQHLQRCLEAGMDAALSKPIGLGQLREAIERWCNVTLADPTVSLTAPVLDQAGINREMATDLSSLIKAIALCDLPSALHVTHRLHGAALIMEWSAMGQATEHLENLLRTQTEWNNPFYTQALRALLQQWHDMDGDIPLDALPVIRAHRMQP; encoded by the coding sequence ATGAAAGCCTGGTTGTGGAGGGCTGCACTGCTTGTGTTGTTGATGCTGGGTTCGCCACTTATCTGGGCCGGCTCTGTTGAGCTGAGCGAAGAGCAGTTGCACTGGATAGCGCAGCACCCGGTGCTACGTGTCGGGGTGGTGGAGAGCCTGATTCCCTTCGAGTACATGAGCGACGGGGTACTGCGCGGGCGGTCAATGCAGTACTTGCAGTTCGTGACGGCCGCTACGGGCCTTCAGTTCACTTATGTGCCGGGAAAGCCCCTGGCCGCACGTGAGGACATGCTGCTGGAGGGCCAGGTGGATCTGCTGTCCTCTTACCTGCGCTTCAGGTCCGAGCCCGCGACCAAGGGGCTGGTAGCGATAGTTTATCACACCACCTCGCCCATCATTGTCACGCGTGTCGACAGTCCCGGTATTTTTGACCTTGAACAGCTGCAGGGCAAAATCGTGATGATTCCAGATGTGGAGCACTACGAGACGATTTTCCGGGGAAAGGCGACTGAGGCCCATCTGATCAGAAGCACGTCGGCCATGGAGATGCTGACCATGGTCAAGGAGGGCAGGGCCGATGCTGTGGTCGCCTCGGAAACCTTTCTGATGCCCTATCTGTATCGACGGTTCCAGGGCGTTCTGGAGACTTCTGGTGTGGTCGGGCACCAGGTACTGGAGGTGAGCATGGCGGTCCGTGAGGACCAGGTCATGCTGCGTTCCATATTTGAAAAAGTCCTTGGGTCCATCACGGCTGAACAACGCAATGCCATCTATGAGGGCTGGTATCACGATCTGGATGTAGATGCTCCGTCCCTGTTGAGTATCGTCAACCACTACATGCATATCCTCACGATTGGTGCATTGACGTTGGCCGGCCTGTGCGGGCTGGTCTACCGCGGTCATCGGTTGCGGCGCCGCGCGCTACGCAATGAGCAGGAAAAGTCGATGTTCCTGGCGGTCATGAACCATGAAATACGCTCCCCCATGAATGCAGTACTGGCAGCGTTGGAGCTACTGGGACACACACGGTTAAACCAGCAACAACGTCATTTTGCTCATTTGGCAAACAGTGGCGCCAACGCGTTGGTGGGTTTACTGGACGATATTTTGGAAACGTCGAGGTCGACGGTGAAGCCAATACGACTGACTGTCGAATCGACTGATGTGACGGCGTTGGTGCAAGGCGTCGTCGGTCTGCACCGTCTGCGTGCCAGAGAAAAACATCTGGAGCTGAACCCGCACATACAGGCTCAGTTACCCTTGTTGTTGCTAGACAGCGCCCGCCTGACGCAGATTTTTCATAATCTGCTTTCCAATGCTATTAAGTTTACCGATGTTGGCGGTATCGATATCGACGTGCGGGTGGTGGGGCTTAGCGATCACGTCGGGCAATTGCAGATTGAAGTGCGTGACACCGGGATCGGGATTTCAGCGCAGGTGCAGGCGTCGCTGTTCCGGGCGTATGCCCAAGACAGCCAATCATACAAACGCTCAGGGGGCACCGGATTAGGATTGGTGATTTGCCAGAAATTGGTCAGCTTGATGAGCGGAACGTTGACGCTCAGTAGCGAGCTGGGTGCAGGCACCACAATCACTATCTGTTTGCCCGTGGTGGCCGCACCGCAATTGGTTGAATTGCCACAAGTAGAAGCCACGTCAGCGCAGCGGGTTTCCCGCCCATTGCAGATCCTGGTGGTGGAGGACACCTTGGCAAATCAGGAGGTGCTGCGGGCGCAAATCAGCAGCTTCGGCGGCTGGTCCGTGGTGGCCGCGAATGCCGCCCAAGCCCGCGCCCTGTTCGCCCAGACCGTGTACGACTTGATCCTGATGGACTGTGATCTACCGGACGAGGATGGTTATAGCCTGGCCCGTGGGTTACGTGCCTTCGAGCAGCAGTTGGACCGCGCACGTTGCCCGATTATCGCCATCTCTGCCTTGACCGGTGAGCAGCACCTTCAGCGTTGCCTGGAAGCCGGGATGGACGCCGCATTGAGCAAGCCTATTGGTCTGGGGCAATTGCGTGAGGCCATTGAGCGATGGTGCAACGTCACACTGGCAGATCCCACTGTGAGTTTGACCGCTCCTGTGCTCGACCAGGCCGGGATCAACCGGGAAATGGCAACTGACCTGAGTAGCTTGATCAAGGCGATAGCGCTGTGTGATCTCCCGTCCGCCCTGCACGTGACTCATCGTTTGCACGGTGCAGCGTTGATCATGGAGTGGTCGGCCATGGGGCAGGCGACGGAGCATCTGGAGAACCTGTTGCGCACGCAGACGGAGTGGAATAACCCTTTTTACACGCAAGCCCTGCGGGCACTGCTCCAGCAATGGCATGATATGGACGGCGATATACCGCTCGATGCGCTACCGGTAATCCGGGCACATCGGATGCAACCATGA
- a CDS encoding fimbrial protein, which produces MNIRALIKSGLAVMALWAAANTAMAVTCTYMNGIQPAVGDMPLQISSISVGRDVPVGTEVYRQKFSMAAGQAVKLECLYAPFQQWMEMTLENNSLASWSSGTYANKVYRTRIPGLGVAFNSTGGPLPRQSSPSWTTCSAGWRCLVPFDGPSNYELILIKIGDISPGVLMGSTLPTVSLFGNFGDARMLGFKMGISGSIQIVSRTCSTPDVTVPMGTHQTKTFTGINTASGWVDFAIQLNDCPAFTGTFSTAGPGWISQSGNAPTGTGTSGTLVNNTLQYRIDPARAAINAGTGVLSLDPSATGSSPAATGVGVQIATTNGSGLPLSTNQNSGLVLRTTESSYSIPLRARYLQTQAKVMPGPANASATFTIIYQ; this is translated from the coding sequence ATGAACATCAGGGCTTTGATCAAATCGGGATTGGCGGTCATGGCGCTGTGGGCCGCTGCCAACACGGCCATGGCAGTCACCTGTACCTACATGAACGGTATTCAGCCGGCGGTGGGCGACATGCCGTTGCAGATATCCTCCATCAGCGTTGGGCGCGATGTGCCGGTGGGCACTGAGGTGTATCGACAGAAGTTCAGCATGGCGGCGGGCCAGGCAGTGAAGCTAGAGTGCCTGTATGCCCCGTTTCAACAATGGATGGAGATGACTCTTGAGAACAATTCACTGGCCAGTTGGTCCAGCGGAACCTACGCCAACAAAGTCTACAGAACCAGGATTCCGGGGCTCGGGGTCGCCTTTAACAGCACGGGCGGCCCGCTACCAAGGCAAAGTAGCCCATCATGGACCACGTGTTCGGCGGGCTGGAGGTGCCTGGTTCCTTTTGATGGTCCATCCAATTATGAATTGATCCTCATCAAGATAGGCGATATCTCCCCGGGAGTGTTAATGGGCAGCACGTTGCCGACCGTGAGCCTGTTTGGCAATTTTGGCGATGCCAGAATGTTGGGGTTCAAGATGGGCATCTCCGGCAGTATCCAGATTGTCTCGCGCACCTGCAGTACGCCGGATGTGACAGTCCCTATGGGCACGCATCAGACCAAGACATTTACCGGAATAAACACGGCCAGCGGCTGGGTCGATTTTGCCATTCAATTGAATGACTGTCCGGCGTTTACGGGAACATTCAGCACCGCAGGGCCAGGTTGGATTTCCCAGAGCGGCAACGCGCCCACCGGCACGGGCACCAGTGGCACCCTGGTCAACAACACCCTGCAATATCGCATTGACCCGGCACGGGCGGCGATCAACGCCGGCACTGGCGTGCTGAGCCTCGACCCATCGGCCACCGGCAGCTCACCTGCCGCCACCGGCGTAGGCGTGCAGATCGCGACCACTAACGGCAGTGGGTTGCCTTTGTCTACCAATCAGAACAGTGGCCTGGTCCTGCGAACGACCGAGAGCAGCTATTCAATCCCGTTGCGTGCCCGCTATTTGCAAACGCAGGCCAAGGTCATGCCGGGGCCGGCCAATGCGTCGGCGACGTTTACGATTATCTATCAGTGA
- a CDS encoding fimbrial protein, translating to MDYKARALAVLVAATATSAAMASDGTINFNGELKAETCQVAVNGAAGSAGSTVTLPTISTASLASLGQVAGQTGFSIQLSKCSAALKTASAFFEAGASVDPASGNLKNLSGTATKAQLQLVDASNGNPIKAGDTGQVASTSRISINSTTLSADLPYSVQYYAQAATTPGTVISNVTYSINYQ from the coding sequence ATGGATTACAAAGCCCGCGCCCTCGCTGTACTGGTCGCAGCCACCGCCACCTCCGCCGCCATGGCGTCGGACGGCACCATCAATTTTAACGGCGAACTGAAAGCTGAAACCTGCCAGGTTGCGGTCAATGGTGCTGCCGGCTCCGCGGGCAGCACTGTTACGTTGCCGACGATCTCCACCGCTTCGCTTGCCTCACTCGGCCAAGTGGCAGGCCAGACCGGTTTCAGCATTCAACTGAGCAAGTGCTCTGCTGCACTGAAAACCGCTTCTGCGTTCTTTGAAGCCGGCGCTTCAGTTGACCCGGCCAGCGGCAATCTGAAGAACTTGAGCGGCACTGCCACCAAGGCTCAACTGCAACTAGTTGACGCCTCTAATGGTAATCCGATCAAAGCCGGCGATACCGGGCAAGTTGCTTCTACCAGCCGTATCAGCATCAATTCGACCACCCTGAGTGCAGACCTGCCGTACTCCGTTCAGTACTACGCACAGGCAGCAACTACGCCAGGTACTGTTATCAGTAACGTGACGTACTCTATCAACTATCAGTAA
- a CDS encoding fimbria/pilus outer membrane usher protein — MLAQEVQFNDAFLPEDSRNLDLGKYQAGNPVTPGQYRADVLLNGQLNSRQDIRIEAQPDGSKPVVCMDHGLLERQGVEMSKLPPEASQALGSQGCVALGSLIQGASANFSPENQALDLSIPQAALKRNSRGYVSPELWDRGVTAGMLSYNFNANRNRTRSGNYDSAFMGLNAGLNLGDWRLRHNASMSWQSRQGNKYQALDTYVQRDITALKSQFTAGESNTSGEIFDTLSFRGVQLASDDRMLPDSMRGYAPVIRGIARTNARVTIRQSGNVLLETTVAPGAFVIDDLYSTGYGGDLNVSVAEADGTEQNFIVPYASVSQLLRPGTARFSLTAGETRNNYVDQQVRLLQGTLQYGLNNTFTGFGGVQSSDHYTALLTGVAFGTPIGAMAVDVTHAQTELAGGTAKGQSMRVSYSKNVLSTGSNFSVAAYRFSTGDYLDFSNAVQLLDAEKNGWDTRLFGRPRSRLSITADQTLGPWGQVTISGYAQNYWNQPGSDVQYQFSYSKQFNRVSFSVNANRSRVGMGDMENSFLLTMSMPLELGGSGYGPQMTAQVGRDTRGNYSEQVGISGTAGEDRQYGYGATFGHDGGSSSKSAAFNGQYTGARAMLNAALGYGDGYTSTSLGASGTVVAHSEGVTLSPYRGETMAVISAPGAQGAKVSGYPGLRLDGSGNAVVPYLRPYELNEVAIDPAGSSLDVEFNETSQQVAPRAGAVVHLKYTTNQGRAVLLNVRLDDGSSLPFGAGVTDGEGATVGMVGQGGQLYARIKPDTRQLLINWGSKAHQQCALAIPPGPGEGQQLQQLDAVCAAGKQVANSVRPNTMQKVPL, encoded by the coding sequence GTGTTGGCGCAAGAGGTGCAGTTCAACGACGCGTTTCTGCCTGAGGATTCACGCAATCTTGACCTCGGTAAATACCAGGCCGGTAACCCGGTGACGCCAGGACAGTACCGCGCCGACGTTTTGCTCAATGGCCAGTTGAACAGCCGCCAGGACATCCGCATTGAGGCCCAGCCCGACGGCAGCAAGCCGGTGGTGTGCATGGATCATGGGTTGCTTGAGCGCCAGGGCGTGGAAATGTCCAAGTTGCCACCCGAGGCCAGTCAGGCGCTCGGTAGTCAGGGCTGCGTGGCACTGGGCAGTTTGATCCAAGGCGCCAGCGCGAACTTTTCGCCCGAGAACCAGGCGCTCGACCTCAGCATTCCCCAAGCGGCCTTGAAGCGTAATTCCCGGGGCTATGTCAGCCCTGAACTGTGGGACCGCGGGGTTACTGCAGGCATGCTCAGTTACAACTTTAACGCTAATCGGAACCGCACCCGCTCCGGTAACTATGACTCGGCTTTCATGGGCCTCAACGCCGGCCTCAATCTGGGTGACTGGCGCCTGCGCCACAACGCGTCGATGAGCTGGCAGTCGCGCCAGGGCAACAAATACCAAGCCCTGGACACTTACGTACAGCGCGATATCACTGCGCTGAAAAGCCAGTTCACGGCGGGGGAGTCCAACACCAGCGGCGAGATCTTCGACACATTGTCCTTTCGCGGCGTGCAGTTGGCCAGCGACGACCGGATGCTGCCCGACTCCATGCGCGGTTATGCCCCGGTCATCCGTGGCATTGCGCGCACCAACGCGCGGGTCACCATTCGCCAGTCCGGCAACGTATTGCTGGAAACCACTGTAGCGCCCGGTGCCTTTGTGATCGACGACCTGTACTCCACCGGCTACGGCGGCGACCTCAATGTGAGCGTTGCCGAGGCAGACGGCACGGAACAGAACTTTATCGTGCCCTATGCCTCGGTCAGCCAGTTGCTGCGCCCAGGAACCGCGCGTTTCAGCCTTACCGCCGGTGAAACCCGCAACAACTATGTCGACCAACAGGTACGCCTGCTGCAAGGTACTTTGCAATACGGCCTGAACAACACGTTCACCGGGTTTGGTGGTGTGCAATCGAGCGACCACTACACGGCGTTACTCACGGGCGTGGCGTTCGGTACGCCCATCGGTGCCATGGCGGTCGACGTGACTCATGCTCAGACCGAGCTGGCTGGCGGTACCGCCAAAGGGCAGAGCATGCGCGTGTCCTACAGCAAGAACGTACTCAGCACCGGCAGTAACTTTTCGGTGGCGGCTTATCGGTTTTCTACCGGTGACTACCTGGATTTCAGCAATGCAGTGCAACTGCTGGATGCCGAGAAAAATGGCTGGGATACCCGCTTATTTGGGCGCCCGCGTAGCCGCCTGTCCATCACCGCCGACCAGACGCTCGGGCCTTGGGGCCAAGTGACTATCAGCGGCTATGCCCAGAACTACTGGAACCAGCCGGGCAGCGACGTGCAATACCAGTTCAGCTATAGCAAGCAATTCAACCGCGTGAGTTTCAGTGTGAATGCCAACCGCAGCCGTGTGGGCATGGGCGACATGGAGAACAGTTTTCTGCTGACCATGAGCATGCCCCTGGAACTCGGCGGCTCGGGTTATGGACCGCAGATGACCGCCCAGGTTGGCCGTGACACCCGCGGCAACTACAGCGAGCAGGTCGGTATCAGTGGTACTGCCGGCGAAGACCGCCAGTATGGCTACGGCGCTACCTTCGGGCACGATGGCGGCAGTAGCAGCAAGAGCGCTGCGTTCAACGGGCAGTACACCGGCGCCCGGGCCATGCTCAATGCCGCATTGGGCTATGGCGATGGGTATACCAGCACGTCCCTGGGCGCCAGCGGCACGGTGGTGGCTCACTCCGAAGGTGTGACGTTGTCGCCTTATCGCGGCGAAACCATGGCAGTGATCAGTGCGCCCGGTGCGCAGGGCGCCAAAGTTTCCGGTTACCCAGGCCTGAGGCTCGACGGGAGTGGCAATGCTGTGGTGCCGTACTTGCGCCCATATGAGTTGAATGAAGTGGCCATTGACCCGGCCGGCAGCTCCCTGGACGTCGAATTCAACGAAACCAGCCAGCAAGTCGCACCACGTGCCGGTGCCGTGGTGCACCTCAAATACACCACCAACCAGGGCCGTGCGGTGCTGCTCAATGTGCGCCTGGACGATGGCAGCAGCTTGCCGTTCGGCGCCGGCGTAACTGATGGCGAAGGCGCCACGGTCGGTATGGTCGGGCAGGGTGGCCAGCTCTATGCGCGGATCAAGCCGGACACCCGTCAATTGCTGATCAACTGGGGCAGCAAAGCCCATCAGCAGTGCGCGTTGGCCATTCCGCCGGGCCCAGGTGAGGGGCAGCAGTTGCAACAGCTGGACGCCGTGTGTGCGGCAGGCAAACAGGTCGCGAACAGCGTGCGGCCCAACACTATGCAAAAGGTACCGTTATGA
- a CDS encoding ATP-binding protein — protein sequence MMRLLLLALVLLGYVGLAGAQANPPTLTFTQQELDWIAANPILRVGVFENLLPFEYISGGELRGLSAKYLGLIARRTGLHFTSVPTTTRSARKDMLISGEVDILPTRRRSDNPAEDRGVLYTLPYNTSSTILVSRFDNEPFSDLEQLAGKRLVMLGREGYSEFLKEKAPGVTIISAQNAVDMMEMVKDGKADAAIASEWLLIPYLSRQYQGVLQVSGVVPQQHTGVSMAVRDDDVILLSILEKVLTSITGEERKAIYDAWFADMNLDIPTIRAITDHYEGELWLLLCIVLILVALVWQSRVQRRRAIHNEQEKAMFLAVMSHEIRSPMNAVLAAVELLEHTALDEHQRHFADLANNGAKTLLRLVDDVLDISKMEAGQLKLNVESVNLGVLVQRVVDSQRPYAEEKGLELTVTSERLIAPLLLDELRVAQILRNLIFNAIKVTDVGRVEVQLQVLESDRQLMIRVVDSSIGLSEQAQATFFRPYFRDKQAYKRKGGTGLGLVVCRRLVKLMQGELTLSSTLGKGTEIGVMLPIQWAEALDSPVLSTAPESVGLRVLVVGGTKIDQHLVAVQLSDLGCEPLSAADITQGLSLFSVRKVDLVLMDCDLPEAEGYNLASEFREIERQQRRTYCPIIGVSRFNGNEHLERCFDAGMDGALSKPIHQDPLQQTIELWCEVILAQPTQLPNARGPEALRKNLSSLLEAVALRDRSLALQAVRCLHDAALVAGWADIAATAEMLEPELQAEGHWATVVIAGHLSCLVEQWVGLSS from the coding sequence ATGATGCGGCTTCTTTTACTGGCACTGGTCCTGCTGGGCTACGTTGGTTTGGCTGGCGCACAGGCCAACCCGCCGACGTTGACGTTCACGCAACAGGAACTCGACTGGATTGCGGCTAACCCGATATTACGTGTGGGGGTATTTGAAAACCTGTTGCCCTTTGAGTACATCAGCGGTGGTGAACTGCGAGGGCTTTCGGCCAAGTACCTGGGATTGATCGCACGGCGTACGGGGTTGCATTTCACGTCTGTGCCGACTACGACACGCAGTGCCCGCAAAGACATGCTGATCAGCGGTGAGGTCGATATCTTGCCTACACGGCGTCGCTCCGATAACCCTGCCGAGGATCGTGGGGTCCTCTATACCCTGCCTTACAACACCAGTTCGACCATTCTCGTCAGCCGTTTTGACAATGAGCCTTTTTCCGATCTTGAGCAGCTCGCCGGCAAGCGGCTAGTGATGTTGGGCCGTGAAGGTTATTCGGAGTTTTTGAAGGAGAAGGCGCCTGGCGTCACGATTATTTCCGCCCAAAACGCAGTAGACATGATGGAAATGGTCAAGGACGGCAAAGCGGATGCAGCCATTGCTTCAGAATGGTTGCTGATTCCATACCTGTCTCGCCAGTACCAAGGCGTACTGCAGGTTTCCGGTGTGGTGCCCCAGCAGCATACCGGGGTGAGCATGGCGGTACGGGATGATGATGTGATCCTGCTGTCGATTCTGGAGAAGGTACTGACCTCCATCACGGGGGAAGAGCGCAAGGCGATCTACGACGCCTGGTTCGCCGACATGAACCTGGATATTCCGACCATCAGGGCTATCACCGATCATTACGAAGGTGAGTTGTGGTTGCTGCTGTGCATTGTGTTGATACTCGTAGCACTGGTTTGGCAAAGTCGCGTGCAGCGCCGACGTGCCATCCATAACGAGCAAGAGAAGGCAATGTTCCTGGCGGTGATGAGCCATGAAATTCGCTCGCCCATGAATGCGGTACTGGCCGCTGTCGAGTTGCTGGAGCACACGGCACTCGATGAACATCAACGCCACTTCGCGGACCTCGCCAATAATGGCGCCAAAACCTTATTGCGCTTAGTGGACGATGTACTGGATATCTCCAAGATGGAGGCCGGGCAGTTAAAACTCAACGTGGAAAGCGTAAACCTCGGTGTGTTGGTCCAACGCGTCGTGGACAGCCAGCGTCCGTATGCCGAGGAAAAAGGTCTTGAACTGACAGTGACGAGTGAGCGACTTATTGCCCCTTTGTTACTCGATGAGCTGCGCGTGGCCCAGATTTTGCGCAACCTGATCTTCAATGCCATCAAGGTCACTGACGTCGGCCGGGTAGAGGTTCAGCTTCAAGTGCTTGAGAGTGATCGGCAACTGATGATTCGGGTGGTCGACAGCAGCATCGGTTTGTCTGAGCAAGCGCAGGCTACATTTTTCCGACCCTATTTCCGTGACAAGCAGGCCTACAAGCGCAAGGGCGGCACCGGGCTGGGGCTGGTGGTTTGTCGGCGGTTGGTGAAATTGATGCAGGGCGAGCTGACGCTCAGCAGCACACTGGGAAAAGGGACCGAAATCGGGGTGATGTTGCCCATCCAATGGGCTGAGGCGCTCGATTCGCCGGTACTATCGACAGCTCCCGAATCTGTGGGGTTGCGGGTCTTGGTAGTGGGAGGCACGAAAATCGATCAGCACTTAGTGGCGGTGCAACTGAGTGACTTGGGTTGTGAGCCGTTGTCAGCGGCGGATATTACCCAAGGCTTGAGCCTTTTCAGCGTACGTAAGGTCGACCTGGTGTTGATGGATTGTGATCTGCCAGAGGCCGAGGGGTATAACCTGGCCAGCGAGTTTCGTGAGATTGAGCGCCAACAGCGGCGGACATATTGCCCGATCATCGGGGTCTCGCGGTTTAACGGCAATGAACACCTCGAACGGTGCTTTGATGCCGGAATGGATGGGGCGCTGAGCAAGCCCATTCATCAGGATCCATTGCAACAAACCATTGAGCTGTGGTGCGAAGTTATCCTGGCTCAGCCCACGCAGTTACCCAACGCCCGAGGGCCTGAGGCGTTGCGCAAGAATCTGAGTAGTTTGCTTGAGGCGGTAGCCCTGCGTGATCGCAGCCTGGCGTTGCAGGCCGTGCGGTGCCTGCACGACGCTGCGTTAGTGGCGGGTTGGGCGGATATCGCTGCCACAGCCGAAATGCTCGAGCCTGAATTACAGGCTGAAGGGCACTGGGCCACTGTGGTTATTGCGGGCCATCTCAGTTGTTTGGTTGAACAGTGGGTGGGACTAAGTTCTTGA
- a CDS encoding response regulator transcription factor yields the protein MKPVRIALLDDHAVVRHGLANTLAAEANFEVVGIYARSRDLIAGLATSPADLLLLDFSLSPDELDGVSLIRALRVKFPLCHILVLSTHHDPATVSLVMRVGARGFVGKGEDMAQLVKAIRKVAAGAVYLSTDMTYRLAETVTNDTRQAEGDVPDALVQAELTSREQEVIRCYLAGMTVSEIAEKFSRSIKTISTQKTSAFRKLGVTSNNELFKLNRIIGTP from the coding sequence ATGAAACCTGTACGCATTGCTTTGTTGGATGATCACGCGGTTGTTCGACATGGACTCGCCAATACGCTGGCGGCCGAAGCGAACTTTGAAGTGGTTGGCATTTATGCTCGCAGCCGAGACCTTATTGCGGGCCTCGCCACGTCTCCTGCGGATTTACTCTTGCTGGACTTTTCACTGAGCCCTGACGAACTGGACGGGGTTTCCCTGATTCGCGCCTTGCGGGTCAAGTTTCCCCTCTGTCATATCCTCGTCTTGTCCACGCATCACGACCCAGCGACGGTTAGCTTGGTCATGCGCGTCGGCGCGCGTGGTTTTGTCGGCAAGGGCGAAGATATGGCGCAGTTGGTGAAGGCTATCCGCAAGGTAGCGGCGGGGGCGGTGTACCTGAGTACCGACATGACCTATCGCTTGGCGGAGACGGTCACTAATGATACTCGCCAAGCCGAGGGCGATGTGCCAGACGCGTTGGTCCAGGCAGAGTTGACCAGTCGAGAGCAGGAAGTCATTCGCTGTTACTTGGCGGGGATGACCGTGAGTGAAATTGCCGAGAAATTCAGTCGCAGTATCAAAACCATCAGCACCCAGAAAACCTCTGCGTTTCGCAAATTGGGTGTGACCTCGAACAACGAGCTCTTCAAGCTTAATAGAATCATCGGCACGCCATGA
- a CDS encoding molecular chaperone — MYYKLPFKQLLLASLMVLASFQVNAGVVITGTRVIYPAGQKEVTVKLNNNGTQPALMQAWIDTGSVTSTPTSSKAPFLLSPPVARIDPAKGQSLRVMFTGAALAPDKESIFWLNVLEIPPKPEAGADLNTLQMAFRSRIKLFYRPTGLPGTATEAIEQVQWQVVSIPDGVGLALQAFNPSAFYVSMVELDLVQGATRARSEDGMVAPGETRQFPLPTLKTRPAADAQVEFSAINDYGALIPTRKALKP; from the coding sequence ATGTATTACAAACTTCCATTCAAACAGTTACTGCTGGCAAGCCTCATGGTGCTGGCAAGTTTTCAGGTCAATGCAGGTGTGGTGATCACCGGCACTCGGGTGATCTACCCGGCAGGCCAGAAGGAAGTCACCGTAAAACTCAACAACAACGGCACGCAACCTGCGCTGATGCAGGCGTGGATCGACACCGGCAGTGTGACCTCCACCCCCACCAGTTCTAAGGCGCCGTTTCTGCTTTCGCCACCGGTGGCGCGTATCGACCCGGCCAAAGGCCAAAGCCTGCGTGTAATGTTCACGGGCGCTGCACTTGCCCCCGACAAAGAATCAATATTCTGGCTCAACGTGTTGGAGATTCCGCCAAAGCCCGAAGCCGGCGCAGACCTCAACACCCTGCAAATGGCATTCCGCTCGCGTATCAAGCTGTTCTACCGCCCCACCGGATTGCCTGGAACCGCCACTGAAGCGATTGAACAGGTGCAATGGCAAGTGGTGTCGATCCCTGATGGCGTGGGCCTGGCGTTGCAAGCGTTCAACCCGTCGGCGTTCTACGTGTCGATGGTCGAATTGGACCTGGTGCAAGGTGCTACGCGCGCTCGCAGTGAGGATGGGATGGTTGCCCCGGGCGAAACCCGGCAGTTCCCGCTGCCAACCCTCAAGACTCGACCTGCCGCCGATGCCCAAGTGGAGTTCAGTGCCATCAATGATTACGGCGCGCTGATCCCGACTCGGAAAGCACTCAAGCCCTGA
- a CDS encoding response regulator transcription factor codes for MKRLKIALLDDHAIVRHGLVSRLQQESDFEVVGVYARSRDVMAGLATAPAEVLLLDFVLGPSELDGILLIRALRVKHPKCRLLIFSTHHDAATVILALRVGARGFLGKSEDINQLISAVRLVASGEVYLSPDMAYRVAEATAANNHGEETNRDEALRFVSLSAREQDVIRCYLAGMTITEIAEKFSRSIKTISSQKAAAFRKLGVVSNNELFRIKHIIEGI; via the coding sequence ATGAAACGCCTAAAAATTGCTTTGCTGGATGATCATGCAATTGTACGACATGGGTTGGTCAGTCGATTGCAGCAGGAGTCTGATTTTGAAGTGGTCGGTGTCTATGCCCGCAGCCGTGATGTCATGGCTGGACTCGCGACGGCGCCGGCGGAGGTATTGTTACTGGATTTTGTGCTCGGGCCGAGTGAGTTAGACGGCATCTTGTTGATTCGTGCATTGAGGGTAAAGCACCCGAAGTGTCGCCTCCTGATATTTTCCACCCACCACGATGCGGCGACTGTGATCCTCGCCTTGCGCGTCGGCGCTCGCGGCTTTCTGGGTAAGAGTGAAGACATCAATCAGTTGATCAGTGCTGTCCGGTTGGTGGCGTCGGGCGAGGTTTACCTGAGCCCCGACATGGCTTACCGGGTAGCGGAAGCCACGGCCGCGAATAATCACGGTGAAGAAACCAACCGGGATGAAGCTCTGCGTTTTGTAAGCCTTTCAGCGCGTGAGCAGGACGTGATCCGTTGTTACCTGGCGGGCATGACTATCACGGAAATCGCCGAAAAATTTAGTCGTAGCATCAAGACTATCAGCTCACAAAAAGCCGCGGCATTTCGAAAATTGGGTGTGGTATCGAACAATGAGTTATTCAGAATCAAGCACATCATTGAGGGTATTTGA